In a single window of the Streptacidiphilus sp. P02-A3a genome:
- a CDS encoding helix-turn-helix domain-containing protein, translating into MTAPAPEELLTVPQVMARLQLGRSAVYDLLRTRQLGSITLGRARRIPALALTDFIRTRLEQDAT; encoded by the coding sequence ATGACCGCGCCCGCCCCGGAGGAACTGCTGACAGTCCCGCAGGTCATGGCCCGCCTCCAACTCGGCCGCTCCGCTGTCTACGACCTCCTGCGCACCCGGCAACTCGGCTCCATCACCCTCGGCCGCGCCCGCCGCATCCCCGCACTCGCCCTCACCGACTTCATCCGCACCCGACTCGAACAGGACGCCACCTGA